Proteins from one Deltaproteobacteria bacterium genomic window:
- a CDS encoding ABC transporter permease subunit — MRNFYLIFKKELKSYFTSPIAYVVITIFLVISSYFFYSILATFATISYQATINPMAAKQYGLLNVTEIVIRPLFGNMSVIMLLMMPILTMRLFSEEKKTGTIELLLTYPVTDMQVLLGKFFACLFVFVVMLIPTALYPILIMIYGEPEIGPLITGYIGLFLLGASFISLGIFASSITENQVIAATVAFGALIFFWLLSFSVGLADPAVGKIISYIAITDHLEAFAKGVIDTEDIIYYGVFITLFIFLTLRMLESNKWRG; from the coding sequence ATGCGCAACTTTTATCTGATATTTAAAAAGGAATTAAAATCATATTTCACATCACCTATAGCGTATGTGGTAATAACCATATTTCTGGTGATAAGCAGTTACTTCTTCTATAGCATCCTTGCTACCTTTGCCACTATAAGTTATCAGGCAACAATAAACCCGATGGCTGCAAAGCAGTATGGACTGCTGAATGTTACTGAAATAGTTATAAGACCCCTCTTTGGAAATATGAGTGTCATAATGCTTCTTATGATGCCAATCTTGACAATGAGGCTCTTTTCAGAGGAGAAAAAGACAGGCACTATTGAACTCCTCTTAACCTATCCTGTAACAGATATGCAGGTTCTCCTTGGTAAATTCTTTGCCTGCCTCTTTGTATTTGTAGTTATGCTTATCCCGACGGCACTTTATCCAATACTTATTATGATTTACGGTGAACCAGAAATAGGACCTTTAATAACAGGTTATATCGGACTCTTTCTCCTCGGCGCCTCTTTTATTTCTCTGGGGATATTTGCATCATCCATTACAGAAAATCAGGTCATTGCTGCTACTGTTGCATTTGGCGCACTGATATTCTTTTGGCTGCTCAGTTTTTCAGTAGGGCTTGCTGATCCTGCCGTAGGGAAGATTATCTCATACATAGCAATTACTGACCATCTGGAGGCATTTGCAAAAGGTGTTATTGATACAGAGGATATTATCTATTACGGCGTATTTATAACCCTGTTTATATTCCTTACACTCAGGATGCTTGAGTCAAATAAGTGGAGAGGATAA
- a CDS encoding GldG family protein: MNKYLSFTWIVGLLLLLAGGFAVLIKGTMETISAVLVWAGLILLLVSFYINFSAIRELVSKRSTKYGVNTAIMISVFLVVLSLAAVMSIKYKMRWDLTKGGRYTLSDQSIKLLSALKKDINVIAFYRSDERTRQQMEDLLEGYSNYSPKFKYQFIDPDKKPGLASKYGITSYRTTLVQSDGKQEVVGFESEEKLTNAILKVTRDKVKTIYFLKGHGENNITDFQNSGYKAVRESMEKENYQVKELILLESPAVPEDASLLIISGPKKEPLQEEFNRIQDYIKKGGNILFMLDPFTVPNTVALLKGYGFTIGDDIIIDKLSQVFGANYLTPVVAQYDKEHPITKEFDLATFFPLTRSVSVEKDASKGIYTLAMTGGESWAEIDKAALEAGKAQYDEGKDKRGPVPVAGVAVVETQESKVKSQESGGKKFAKIVVFGDSDFVNNTNINLAGNKDFFLNTVNWLAEESDLISIRKKEPQSTPIVLTKTQGRLVFWLPVVIMPLFVLTCGIFILSRRRFKR, from the coding sequence ATGAACAAATACTTATCATTCACATGGATTGTTGGCTTGCTGCTGCTTTTAGCAGGTGGGTTTGCTGTCTTAATAAAAGGCACAATGGAAACCATTTCAGCAGTTCTTGTCTGGGCAGGGCTTATCCTTCTTCTTGTATCCTTTTATATAAACTTTTCTGCCATAAGAGAACTGGTGTCAAAGAGGTCAACCAAATACGGTGTCAACACTGCTATTATGATATCTGTATTTCTTGTAGTCCTCTCCCTTGCGGCAGTAATGTCAATAAAATATAAGATGCGTTGGGATTTGACAAAGGGCGGCAGATACACCTTATCAGACCAGAGTATAAAACTCTTGAGCGCCCTTAAAAAAGATATAAATGTAATAGCATTTTACAGGAGCGATGAAAGGACAAGGCAGCAGATGGAAGACCTTCTGGAGGGGTATTCCAATTATTCCCCTAAATTTAAGTACCAATTCATTGACCCTGACAAAAAACCTGGTCTTGCATCAAAATACGGCATAACATCCTACAGGACGACACTTGTCCAGAGTGACGGCAAACAGGAGGTTGTTGGATTTGAATCTGAGGAGAAACTGACAAATGCAATCCTTAAGGTGACAAGGGATAAGGTAAAAACCATATATTTCCTCAAGGGACACGGTGAAAACAATATTACTGATTTCCAGAACAGCGGTTATAAGGCTGTCCGAGAATCTATGGAAAAGGAAAACTATCAGGTAAAGGAACTTATACTTTTGGAATCTCCTGCTGTGCCTGAAGATGCATCACTTCTCATAATCAGCGGTCCTAAAAAAGAACCCCTGCAGGAAGAATTTAATAGAATTCAGGATTATATTAAAAAAGGCGGAAATATCCTGTTCATGCTTGACCCGTTTACTGTCCCTAACACGGTGGCATTATTAAAGGGATATGGCTTCACTATTGGTGATGATATTATCATTGATAAACTCTCTCAGGTATTTGGTGCAAATTATCTGACCCCTGTTGTGGCACAGTATGACAAGGAGCACCCTATTACAAAAGAGTTTGATTTAGCAACATTCTTTCCCCTCACCAGGTCTGTTTCAGTAGAAAAGGACGCTTCAAAGGGCATATATACCCTTGCAATGACAGGGGGAGAGAGTTGGGCAGAGATAGACAAAGCCGCACTTGAGGCAGGAAAGGCACAATACGATGAAGGAAAAGATAAGAGGGGTCCTGTCCCTGTTGCCGGGGTTGCAGTAGTAGAGACACAAGAATCAAAGGTCAAGAGTCAGGAGTCAGGGGGCAAGAAATTTGCAAAAATCGTAGTCTTTGGAGACTCTGATTTTGTAAATAATACCAATATAAATCTTGCAGGGAATAAGGATTTCTTTCTTAATACTGTAAACTGGCTTGCAGAGGAGTCTGATTTAATCTCCATAAGAAAAAAGGAACCGCAGTCAACACCCATCGTGCTTACGAAAACACAGGGAAGGCTTGTATTCTGGCTTCCTGTGGTTATAATGCCTTTATTTGTCTTGACCTGCGGCATCTTTATTTTAAGCAGGCGGAGATTTAAAAGGTGA